One genomic segment of Pseudobacteriovorax antillogorgiicola includes these proteins:
- a CDS encoding Hint domain-containing protein: MKWGHQESGASQLGMIIGMLLVGGVAGKFAIDQSSEMSVIQQKASLNSEQSLLQESAVSSLGVVKVLFQYNNGEPALYASDYFSNKWTLVDNSASNSTWKLQDDSVQLKSLDAGDTQFDQVFVKDGQSLTMQNQVKIVDLLVEEKPPFEFRYKAIVESTAQDENGKKRKLMAVIDLPDPPSPSVELTGAPPSTYATPFLGSEATLSVLVTGLATSGSVFVNGQLVETLDMSGSKNHKSNFKAGELTLLNTHESSTVVKLGMCHWKEPNDEPVEYDVRVEVKDVNGDTIVLQEKLFMKQPSNYAASVAKCPSECKKKSLVWRNGDDDRFVENAIACLSAEENGNVGQDSFMYSVSAPACKPKFLQQRSECGCFAEGTQILMADGSHKNIVAIKAGDRIWNPVTQKPMAIAFMTSGEEPIPLLKINVQGKELSVTGNHPFPTPQGILPAYELTEGSQIRVGETWTKVDTIEIQKSTSKPIVWNIMIQAGSDLRDHMLMANGIVTGDLLIQSKLEQGLLGQDRPDFLARLGATEQLHP, from the coding sequence ATGAAGTGGGGACATCAGGAATCAGGCGCATCTCAATTGGGTATGATTATTGGGATGCTGTTAGTGGGAGGCGTCGCAGGCAAGTTTGCGATCGATCAATCATCGGAAATGTCTGTGATTCAACAGAAGGCAAGTCTTAATTCTGAGCAAAGCCTCTTGCAAGAATCTGCAGTATCTAGCCTGGGAGTCGTGAAAGTTCTTTTTCAGTATAACAATGGCGAACCTGCACTTTATGCCTCTGATTACTTCTCCAATAAATGGACTCTAGTTGATAATTCAGCGTCCAACTCAACCTGGAAACTCCAAGACGACTCTGTACAACTAAAATCCTTGGATGCAGGAGATACCCAATTTGATCAGGTTTTTGTTAAAGACGGTCAGAGCCTGACAATGCAAAATCAAGTAAAGATTGTTGATCTACTCGTTGAAGAGAAGCCGCCATTCGAGTTTCGGTATAAGGCTATCGTTGAATCGACTGCTCAAGACGAAAATGGCAAGAAGAGAAAGTTGATGGCTGTTATCGATCTTCCCGATCCACCATCACCTTCTGTTGAACTCACGGGAGCGCCACCCTCCACTTATGCGACTCCATTTTTAGGCTCTGAGGCGACTCTCTCGGTGCTTGTTACGGGGTTGGCAACATCAGGATCTGTATTTGTCAATGGCCAATTAGTTGAAACTCTAGACATGTCTGGCTCTAAAAATCATAAATCAAATTTCAAGGCAGGGGAGCTCACACTCCTTAATACCCACGAATCTAGTACGGTAGTGAAGCTTGGAATGTGTCATTGGAAGGAGCCCAATGATGAACCAGTTGAGTACGACGTCCGTGTCGAAGTCAAGGATGTAAATGGCGATACCATTGTGCTTCAAGAAAAGCTATTCATGAAGCAGCCAAGCAACTATGCAGCATCAGTTGCCAAGTGTCCTTCGGAGTGTAAGAAAAAGAGCTTAGTCTGGCGCAATGGTGATGATGACCGCTTTGTCGAGAATGCCATTGCCTGCCTTTCTGCTGAAGAGAATGGGAATGTGGGGCAAGACTCTTTTATGTATTCAGTTTCAGCACCAGCGTGCAAGCCTAAGTTTTTGCAACAGAGAAGTGAGTGCGGCTGCTTTGCGGAGGGTACCCAGATCTTGATGGCAGATGGCAGCCATAAAAATATCGTTGCAATCAAAGCAGGCGATCGCATTTGGAATCCTGTAACTCAAAAACCCATGGCGATTGCTTTTATGACGTCAGGTGAGGAGCCTATCCCACTTTTGAAAATAAATGTTCAAGGTAAGGAGCTATCGGTGACTGGCAATCACCCCTTCCCTACACCACAAGGAATTCTCCCCGCATATGAGCTGACAGAGGGGAGTCAGATTCGAGTCGGAGAAACTTGGACGAAAGTTGATACCATCGAAATTCAGAAAAGTACAAGCAAACCCATTGTTTGGAACATCATGATTCAGGCGGGGTCTGATCTAAGAGATCATATGCTGATGGCCAATGGGATTGTTACGGGAGACCTGCTCATTCAAAGCAAGCTAGAGCAAGGGCTGTTAGGGCAGGACCGTCCTGATTTTTTGGCTAGGCTTGGTGCCACCGAGCAGCTTCATCCCTGA